In the genome of Halosolutus amylolyticus, the window GCGCTCGCGGCGTCCCGCGCGGGCGTCGACTCGAAGATCGTCATGCCCGAACACGCGCCGATCTCGAAGGTCAAAGCGACGCGCAACTACGGCGCCGAGGTCGTCCTCGACGGCACGGACTACAACGAGGCCGCCCGGCGGGCCCACGAGATCGAACGCGAGGAAGACCGGACCTACGTCCACGCGTTCGACGACGAGTACGTCATGGCCGGCCAGGGCACGATCGGCCTCGAAATCGTCGAGGACTGCCCCGAGGTCGATACCGTCGTCGTGCCGATCGGCGGCGGCGGACTCATCAGCGGGATCGCGACCGCGGTGAAGGCGAAGAACCCCGACGCCCGCGTGATCGGCGTTCAGGCCGAGGGCGCCTCGAGCGTCGCCACGTCGCTCGAGAAGGGCGAACGCGTCTCGCTCGACGGCGTCGACACGATCGCCGACGGGATCGCGACCCGGAGCGTCGGCGAACGAACCTTCCCGATCATCCAGGAGCGTGTCGACGAGGTCGTCACCGTCTCCGACCCGGAGATCGCGGTCGCGACGGTCTACCTGCTCGAGCGATCGAAGACCCTCGTCGAGGGCGCGGGCGCAGTTCCGCTGGCCGCGCTCCTCTTCGAGAAATTCGACTACGAAGCGGACGAGACGATCGTCCCCGCCCTCTGTGGCGGCAACATCGACCTCAACACGCTCACGAACGTCATCGTCCGCGGGCTCGTCGAGACCGGCCGCTACCTCAAGATCCGCACCGTGCTGAAAGACCAGCCGGGCGCGCTCGAGGACCTGCTCGAGATCTTCACCGCCCACCGCGCGAACATCTACGCCATCCACCACGATCGAACCTCCCGGGACGTCGAGATGAGCGACACCGAAGTCGAGATCGAACTCGAGATGCGCGGCCCCGACCACGTCGATCGGTTCCTCGATGACATGCGCGAATCGGGCTACGAGGTCGACGTCCTCGTCTGATCGTCCGCGATCGCTTCGCCTGCTTTTAAGCCACGCCGGGCCGAGAACTCGGACGTGAAACGAATCATCGACACCGACGACGCACCCGCCGCAGTCGGCGCGTACAGTCAGGCGACGACCGACGACTCGCTGCTGTTCACCGCCGGCCAGATCCCCATGACCGCCGACGGCGAACTGCTCGACGACGAACCGATCGCGGCCCAGACCGAACAGGCCCTCTACAACCTCGACGCGATCCTCGACGAGGCCGGCGCGACGTCGGCGGACATCCTCAAGGTGACCGTCTTCCTCGACGACATCGACGACTTCGACGCGATGAACGAGGCCTACGCCGCCTACTTCGACGACGAACCGCCGGCCCGGAGCGCCGTCGAAGTCGCCGCCCTCCCGAAAGGCGTCGGCGTCGAAATCGAGGCCGTCGCGTCGCTCGAGTGAGCGCGCGTGAGTGCCGATCGCTCTCCACTCGAACCGACGGCCGCGGCCC includes:
- a CDS encoding Rid family detoxifying hydrolase, which produces MKRIIDTDDAPAAVGAYSQATTDDSLLFTAGQIPMTADGELLDDEPIAAQTEQALYNLDAILDEAGATSADILKVTVFLDDIDDFDAMNEAYAAYFDDEPPARSAVEVAALPKGVGVEIEAVASLE
- the ilvA gene encoding threonine ammonia-lyase gives rise to the protein MLELSNILEARDRVRETSRHTPLEYSHTYSAMTGADVHLKLENFQRTGAFKIRGATNRIATLSEAEKAAGVVTASAGNHAQGVALAASRAGVDSKIVMPEHAPISKVKATRNYGAEVVLDGTDYNEAARRAHEIEREEDRTYVHAFDDEYVMAGQGTIGLEIVEDCPEVDTVVVPIGGGGLISGIATAVKAKNPDARVIGVQAEGASSVATSLEKGERVSLDGVDTIADGIATRSVGERTFPIIQERVDEVVTVSDPEIAVATVYLLERSKTLVEGAGAVPLAALLFEKFDYEADETIVPALCGGNIDLNTLTNVIVRGLVETGRYLKIRTVLKDQPGALEDLLEIFTAHRANIYAIHHDRTSRDVEMSDTEVEIELEMRGPDHVDRFLDDMRESGYEVDVLV